The following coding sequences are from one Pseudomonas mendocina window:
- a CDS encoding PAS domain-containing sensor histidine kinase, giving the protein MTADLSVQGSPQGRRILRLYHFYRLSIGLALILLISSNLDEQLLDVVHIELFRTGSWVYLILNILIAVLVQRPKHLMQLFSLALVDVIFLSALFYAAGGTPSGIGNLLVVAVAIANILLRGRIGLLIAAIAAIAMIYLTFYLSLSRPAAAAQYVQAGALGALCFAGALFIQGITRRLQVSESLAEQRAADVANLEELNEQILQRMRTGILVLDTQHRVLLANQGATQLLGRGELSGKIIDPHCPELVKRLQQWLHNPTLRPDSLQAQVDGPVLQPSFISLQRGDQQHTLVFLDDISQIAQQAQQLKLASLGRLTAGIAHEIRNPLGAISHAAQLLQESEDLQGPDQRLAQIIQDHSKRMNLVIENVLQLSRRRQAEPQLLDLKYWLHRFASEFRNSAPNDRQIHLETQGGSLQTRMDPHQLTQVLTNLVQNGLRYSAQKHRLGQVWLRLFRDEASDLPVLEILDDGPGVPPELEQHIFEPFYTTENKGTGLGLYISRELCQGNQARLDYKPREGGGSCFRITFAHPRKLS; this is encoded by the coding sequence GTGACCGCTGATCTCAGCGTTCAAGGCAGCCCCCAGGGGCGGCGCATCCTCAGGCTCTATCATTTCTATCGCCTGAGCATTGGCCTCGCACTGATCCTGCTGATCTCCAGCAACCTCGACGAGCAGTTGCTGGATGTCGTGCATATCGAGCTGTTTCGCACCGGCAGTTGGGTCTACCTGATCCTCAATATCCTCATCGCCGTGCTGGTGCAAAGGCCCAAGCACCTGATGCAGCTGTTCAGCCTGGCACTGGTCGACGTGATCTTCCTCTCCGCCCTGTTCTATGCCGCCGGCGGCACGCCCAGCGGTATCGGCAACCTGCTGGTGGTCGCCGTGGCCATCGCCAACATCCTGCTGCGTGGGCGCATCGGCCTACTGATCGCTGCCATCGCAGCGATTGCAATGATCTACCTGACTTTCTACCTCAGCCTCAGCCGACCCGCCGCCGCCGCGCAGTACGTCCAGGCAGGTGCCCTCGGTGCGCTGTGCTTCGCCGGCGCCCTGTTCATCCAGGGCATCACCCGCCGCCTGCAAGTCAGCGAAAGCCTGGCCGAGCAACGCGCGGCCGACGTCGCCAACCTGGAAGAACTCAACGAACAGATCCTGCAACGCATGCGTACCGGCATTCTGGTGCTCGATACCCAGCATCGCGTGTTGCTGGCCAACCAAGGGGCGACGCAACTGCTCGGACGCGGCGAGCTCAGTGGCAAGATCATCGACCCGCACTGCCCCGAGCTGGTCAAGCGCCTACAACAGTGGCTGCACAACCCGACCCTGCGTCCGGACAGCCTGCAGGCGCAGGTCGACGGCCCGGTGCTGCAACCCAGTTTCATTTCCCTGCAACGCGGCGACCAGCAGCACACCCTGGTGTTTCTCGACGACATCTCGCAGATTGCCCAACAAGCGCAGCAGCTCAAGCTGGCTTCGCTCGGCCGCCTGACCGCCGGCATCGCCCACGAGATCCGCAACCCACTCGGTGCAATCAGCCACGCCGCACAGCTGCTGCAGGAGTCGGAAGACCTGCAAGGCCCGGATCAGCGCCTGGCGCAGATCATTCAGGATCACTCCAAGCGCATGAACCTGGTGATCGAGAACGTCCTGCAGCTCTCACGCAGACGCCAGGCCGAACCTCAGTTGCTCGACCTGAAATACTGGTTGCACCGCTTCGCCAGCGAATTTCGCAACTCGGCGCCGAACGACCGGCAGATTCATCTGGAAACCCAGGGCGGCAGCCTGCAGACGCGCATGGATCCGCATCAGCTGACCCAGGTGCTGACCAACCTGGTGCAGAACGGCCTTCGCTACAGCGCACAGAAACACCGGCTCGGCCAGGTGTGGCTACGCCTGTTCCGCGACGAAGCCAGTGACCTGCCGGTGCTGGAGATTCTCGACGACGGTCCCGGCGTGCCGCCCGAGCTGGAGCAGCATATCTTCGAGCCCTTCTACACCACCGAAAACAAGGGCACCGGCCTGGGCCTGTATATCTCCCGCGAGCTGTGCCAAGGCAACCAGGCCCGCCTCGACTATAAACCTCGTGAAGGGGGCGGCAGCTGCTTCCGCATCACCTTCGCCCATCCGCGCAAACTGAGCTGA
- the pgeF gene encoding peptidoglycan editing factor PgeF — MSTHDWLIPDWPAPANVRACVTTRSGGISAAPFDSFNLGDHVDDDPAAVASNRQHLVEALGCQPAWLRQVHGIVVAQADPAVVIEADGNWTATAGIACTAMTADCLPALFCDRAGTRVAAAHAGWRGLAGGVLEATVKALDVAPQELLVWLGPAIGPAAFEVGSEVREAFVQQHAEAVSAFAASVNAGKFMADIYQLARIRLAAIGVTAVSGGGLCTYNDPRFYSYRRSARTGRFASLIWLQR; from the coding sequence GTGAGCACCCACGATTGGCTCATTCCCGATTGGCCAGCGCCGGCCAACGTGCGCGCTTGCGTCACCACGCGCAGTGGCGGCATCAGCGCCGCGCCGTTCGATAGTTTCAACCTGGGCGATCATGTCGATGACGACCCAGCGGCGGTGGCTAGCAATCGTCAGCATCTGGTCGAGGCTCTGGGTTGCCAGCCAGCCTGGCTACGTCAGGTGCATGGCATCGTCGTGGCGCAGGCTGATCCTGCCGTGGTCATCGAAGCCGATGGCAACTGGACGGCCACGGCTGGTATCGCCTGCACGGCAATGACCGCCGACTGCCTGCCGGCGCTGTTCTGCGACCGCGCCGGTACCCGTGTGGCGGCGGCCCATGCCGGTTGGCGCGGGCTGGCCGGTGGTGTGCTGGAGGCGACCGTCAAGGCGCTGGACGTTGCACCGCAAGAGCTGCTGGTCTGGCTCGGCCCGGCCATCGGCCCGGCTGCGTTCGAAGTCGGGAGCGAGGTGCGCGAGGCCTTCGTGCAACAGCATGCCGAGGCTGTCAGCGCATTCGCAGCCAGCGTCAATGCCGGCAAGTTCATGGCCGATATCTACCAACTGGCGCGCATTCGGCTGGCCGCCATCGGCGTGACCGCGGTCAGCGGCGGTGGGCTGTGCACCTACAACGACCCGCGTTTCTACTCCTATCGCCGCAGTGCCCGCACCGGGCGTTTTGCTTCGCTGATCTGGCTGCAGCGCTGA
- a CDS encoding NADH:flavin oxidoreductase, translating into MSAPVQALFAPFRLGNLELPTRVVMAPMTRSFSPGGVPNAKVVEYYRRRAAAGVGLIVTEGTTVGHKAANGYPNVPRFYGEDALAGWKQVVDAVHAEGGKIVPQLWHVGNVRKLGTEPDASVPGYGPMEKVKDGQVVVHGMTQADIDEVIAAFAQAARDAKAIGMDGVEIHGAHGYLIDQFFWEGSNQRTDGYGGDLAARSRFAIELIHAVRAAVGPDFPIILRYSQWKQQDYTARLVQTPEQLEAFLKPLSDAGVDIFHCSTRRFWEPEFEGSDLNLAGWTRKLTGKPTITVGSVGLDGEFLQFMVKTDKVAEPASLENLLERLNKEEFDLVAVGRALLVDPDWALKVREGREQDILPFSREALTTLV; encoded by the coding sequence ATGAGCGCCCCCGTTCAAGCCCTGTTCGCTCCGTTCCGCCTCGGTAACCTAGAGTTACCGACCCGTGTGGTCATGGCGCCGATGACTCGCTCCTTCTCGCCCGGTGGCGTGCCCAACGCCAAGGTCGTCGAGTATTACCGTCGCCGCGCGGCTGCGGGCGTGGGCCTGATCGTCACCGAAGGCACCACCGTCGGCCACAAGGCGGCCAACGGCTACCCGAACGTGCCGCGTTTCTACGGCGAAGATGCGCTGGCCGGCTGGAAGCAAGTGGTCGACGCCGTGCATGCCGAAGGCGGCAAGATCGTTCCGCAGCTCTGGCATGTGGGTAATGTGCGCAAGTTGGGCACCGAACCGGATGCCAGCGTGCCCGGTTATGGCCCGATGGAGAAGGTCAAGGATGGCCAGGTGGTCGTACACGGTATGACCCAGGCCGATATCGATGAGGTGATCGCCGCCTTCGCCCAGGCCGCGCGCGATGCCAAGGCCATCGGCATGGACGGCGTGGAAATCCACGGCGCCCACGGTTACCTGATCGACCAGTTCTTCTGGGAAGGCAGCAACCAGCGCACCGATGGCTACGGTGGCGACCTGGCGGCACGTTCGCGTTTCGCCATCGAGCTGATTCATGCCGTGCGCGCTGCCGTTGGCCCGGACTTCCCGATCATCCTGCGTTACTCGCAGTGGAAGCAGCAGGACTACACCGCACGCCTGGTGCAGACCCCGGAGCAACTGGAAGCCTTCCTCAAGCCGCTGTCCGATGCCGGCGTGGACATCTTCCATTGCTCGACCCGTCGCTTCTGGGAGCCGGAGTTCGAAGGCAGCGACCTCAACCTGGCCGGCTGGACGCGCAAGCTGACCGGCAAGCCGACCATCACTGTCGGCAGCGTCGGCCTGGATGGCGAGTTCCTACAATTCATGGTCAAGACCGACAAGGTGGCCGAACCGGCCAGCCTGGAAAATCTGCTCGAGCGCCTGAACAAGGAGGAGTTCGATCTGGTGGCCGTGGGCCGTGCGCTGCTGGTCGACCCGGATTGGGCGCTGAAGGTGCGCGAAGGCCGCGAACAGGACATCTTGCCGTTCAGTCGCGAGGCACTGACCACGCTGGTCTGA
- a CDS encoding amino acid ABC transporter permease, translating to MQSHIFKPDLPPPRMSVGVLAWLRANLFSNWFNTLLTFFAIYLIWLIVPPLLQWAIIDANWVGSTRADCTKEGACWVFIQQRFGQFMYGFYPTELRWRVDTTLWLAIIGAAPLFVPQMPRKALYGLAFLVIYPVIAWCLLHGGVFGLSVVSTSQWGGLMLTLVIAAVGITGALPLGILLALGRRSNLPAIKVICVTFIEFWRGVPLITVLFMSSVMLPLFLPEGMHFDKLMRALIGVILFQSAYIAEVVRGGLQAIPKGQYEAAAAMGLGYWRMMGLVILPQALKLVIPGIVNVFIALFKDTSLVIIIGLFDLLNSIKQATTDPAWLGMATEGYVFAALVFWVFCFGMSRYSLHLERKLDTGHKR from the coding sequence ATGCAAAGTCATATTTTCAAACCGGATCTGCCGCCGCCGCGCATGAGCGTCGGTGTGCTGGCTTGGCTGCGGGCCAACCTGTTTTCCAACTGGTTCAACACCCTGTTGACCTTTTTCGCCATCTACCTGATCTGGCTGATCGTGCCGCCTTTGCTGCAGTGGGCGATCATCGATGCCAACTGGGTCGGTAGCACGCGCGCCGACTGCACCAAGGAGGGCGCCTGCTGGGTGTTCATTCAGCAGCGCTTTGGTCAGTTCATGTACGGTTTCTACCCCACCGAGCTGCGCTGGCGGGTAGATACCACGCTGTGGTTGGCGATCATCGGCGCTGCGCCGCTGTTCGTCCCGCAGATGCCGCGCAAGGCGCTGTATGGCCTGGCTTTCCTGGTGATCTATCCGGTCATCGCCTGGTGCCTGTTGCACGGTGGCGTGTTTGGTCTGAGCGTGGTTTCCACCAGTCAGTGGGGCGGCCTGATGCTGACCCTGGTGATCGCCGCTGTCGGTATCACCGGTGCGTTGCCGCTGGGCATCCTGCTGGCATTGGGGCGTCGCTCCAACCTGCCGGCGATCAAGGTCATCTGCGTCACCTTCATCGAGTTCTGGCGCGGCGTGCCGCTGATCACCGTGCTGTTCATGTCCTCGGTGATGCTGCCGTTGTTCCTGCCCGAAGGCATGCACTTCGACAAGCTGATGCGTGCGCTGATCGGGGTGATCCTGTTCCAGTCCGCCTACATCGCCGAAGTGGTGCGCGGTGGCCTGCAGGCCATCCCCAAGGGCCAGTACGAGGCAGCAGCTGCCATGGGCCTGGGCTACTGGCGGATGATGGGGCTGGTGATCCTGCCGCAAGCGCTGAAGCTGGTGATTCCCGGCATCGTCAACGTGTTCATCGCCCTGTTCAAGGACACCAGCCTGGTGATCATCATCGGTCTGTTCGACCTGCTCAACAGCATCAAGCAGGCGACTACCGACCCAGCCTGGCTGGGGATGGCGACCGAGGGTTATGTATTCGCCGCGTTGGTTTTCTGGGTTTTCTGTTTTGGTATGTCCCGCTACTCCCTGCATCTGGAGAGAAAGCTGGATACCGGCCACAAGCGTTAG
- a CDS encoding sigma-54 dependent transcriptional regulator — MNRQRALIVDDEPDIRELLEITLGRMKLDTRSARNVKEAREWLAREPFDLCLTDMRLPDGTGLELVQHIQQRYPQVPVAMITAYGSLDTAINSLKAGAFDFLTKPVDLGRLRELVATALRIRSPEGEETPVDSRLLGDSPPMKSLRKQIQKLSRSQAPVYISGESGSGKELVARLIHEQGPRVEQPFVPVNCGAIPSELMESEFFGHKKGSFTGAIEDKQGLFQAANGGTLFLDEVADLPLPMQVKLLRAIQEKAVRAVGGQQEMVVDVRILCATHKDLAAEVAAGRFRQDLYYRLNVIELRVPPLRERREDIAQLASVMLTRLADSTGLAAAKLHPDALEKLKNYRFPGNVRELENMLERAYTLCEDDQITPSDLRLADASGPNNEGGEASLAQIDNLEDYLEDIERKLIMQALEETRWNRTAAAQRLGLTFRSMRYRLKKLGID, encoded by the coding sequence ATGAACCGTCAGAGAGCCCTGATCGTCGACGACGAACCCGATATCCGCGAACTGCTGGAAATCACCCTCGGACGCATGAAGCTGGACACCCGCAGCGCCCGCAACGTCAAGGAGGCACGCGAGTGGCTGGCGCGTGAACCCTTCGACCTGTGCCTGACCGACATGCGCCTGCCCGATGGCACCGGCCTGGAACTGGTGCAGCACATCCAGCAGCGCTACCCGCAAGTGCCGGTGGCGATGATCACTGCCTACGGCAGCCTGGACACCGCGATCAACTCGCTCAAGGCCGGCGCCTTCGACTTCCTCACCAAACCGGTGGATCTCGGCCGCCTGCGCGAACTGGTCGCCACCGCCCTGCGCATCCGCTCCCCCGAGGGCGAGGAAACCCCGGTCGACAGCCGCCTGCTCGGCGACTCGCCGCCCATGAAATCGCTGCGCAAGCAGATCCAGAAACTCTCGCGCAGCCAGGCACCGGTCTATATCAGCGGTGAGTCAGGCAGCGGCAAGGAACTGGTCGCCCGCCTGATCCACGAGCAGGGCCCGCGCGTCGAACAGCCCTTCGTCCCGGTCAACTGCGGCGCCATCCCCTCGGAGTTGATGGAAAGCGAGTTCTTCGGCCACAAGAAAGGCAGCTTCACCGGTGCCATCGAAGACAAACAGGGCCTGTTCCAGGCGGCCAATGGCGGCACGTTGTTCCTCGATGAAGTTGCCGATCTACCACTGCCAATGCAGGTGAAACTGCTGCGTGCGATTCAGGAAAAAGCCGTGCGCGCCGTCGGCGGTCAGCAGGAAATGGTAGTCGACGTACGCATACTCTGCGCCACCCACAAGGATCTCGCCGCCGAAGTCGCCGCCGGCCGCTTCCGCCAGGATCTCTACTACCGCCTCAACGTCATCGAGCTGCGCGTACCGCCGCTGCGTGAGCGCCGCGAAGACATCGCCCAACTGGCCAGTGTCATGCTCACGCGCCTGGCCGACAGCACCGGCCTTGCCGCTGCCAAGCTGCATCCCGATGCGTTGGAAAAACTGAAGAACTACCGCTTCCCCGGCAACGTGCGCGAGCTGGAGAACATGCTCGAGCGCGCCTATACCCTGTGCGAAGACGACCAGATCACCCCCAGCGACCTACGCCTGGCCGACGCCAGCGGCCCCAACAATGAAGGTGGCGAAGCGAGTCTCGCGCAGATCGATAACCTCGAGGATTACCTCGAAGACATCGAACGCAAGCTGATCATGCAGGCCTTGGAAGAGACACGCTGGAACCGCACGGCCGCCGCCCAGCGCCTGGGCCTGACCTTCCGCTCGATGCGCTACCGGCTGAAGAAGCTGGGCATCGACTGA
- a CDS encoding outer membrane protein assembly factor BamD — MQVKHLLLIAILALTAACSSKQPEVDENLSEVELYQQAQADLDNRSYTQAISKLKALESRYPFGRYAEQAQLELIFAYYKNAEPEAAKSSAERFIRLHPQHANVDYAYYLKGLASFDQDRGLLARFLPLDMTKRDPGAARDSYNEFAQLTSRYPTSRYAPDAKQRMIYLRNLLAAYEVHVGHYYLTRQAYVAAANRGRYVVENFQETPSVGDGLAIMTEAYQRLSLDDLAATSLETLKLNYPDHPSLESGEFVPLEEEADNRSWLAKATLGLIETDTPLPPGETRASQDVIRQYEDAEQQIPAELQQDAKTGETAKKRSIWSYLTFGLFD; from the coding sequence ATGCAAGTGAAACACCTGCTGCTGATCGCCATCCTCGCCCTTACCGCCGCCTGCTCTTCCAAGCAGCCGGAGGTCGATGAAAACCTCAGCGAGGTGGAGCTGTACCAGCAGGCCCAGGCCGACCTGGACAACCGCAGCTACACCCAGGCTATCTCCAAACTGAAAGCACTGGAGTCGCGCTATCCGTTCGGGCGCTACGCCGAGCAGGCGCAGCTGGAACTGATCTTCGCCTACTACAAGAATGCCGAGCCGGAAGCCGCCAAATCCTCGGCTGAGCGCTTCATCCGCCTGCATCCGCAGCACGCCAACGTCGACTACGCCTACTACCTCAAGGGCCTGGCCTCGTTCGACCAGGATCGCGGCCTGCTGGCGCGCTTCCTGCCGCTGGACATGACCAAGCGTGACCCGGGCGCCGCGCGCGACTCCTACAACGAGTTCGCCCAGCTCACCAGCCGTTACCCGACCAGCCGCTACGCGCCGGACGCCAAGCAGCGCATGATCTACCTGCGCAACCTGCTGGCCGCCTACGAAGTACACGTTGGCCACTATTACCTGACCCGCCAGGCCTATGTCGCTGCAGCCAACCGCGGCCGCTACGTGGTGGAAAACTTCCAGGAGACCCCGTCGGTCGGTGACGGCCTGGCGATCATGACCGAAGCCTATCAGCGCCTGTCGCTGGACGACCTGGCAGCCACCAGCCTGGAAACCCTCAAGCTCAACTACCCGGATCATCCGAGTCTGGAAAGCGGCGAGTTCGTCCCGCTCGAAGAAGAAGCCGACAACCGTTCCTGGCTGGCCAAGGCCACCCTGGGCCTGATCGAAACCGACACGCCGCTGCCGCCAGGCGAAACCCGCGCCAGCCAGGACGTGATCCGCCAGTACGAAGACGCCGAGCAACAGATCCCGGCCGAACTGCAGCAGGACGCCAAGACCGGCGAAACAGCCAAGAAGCGATCGATCTGGAGCTACCTGACCTTCGGTCTGTTCGACTGA
- a CDS encoding amino acid ABC transporter ATP-binding protein, protein MSEAIKQPSAEPMILLQGVNKWYGQFHVLKDINLSVQQGERIVLCGPSGSGKSTTIRCINRLEEHQQGRIVVDGTELTSDLKHIEAIRREVGMVFQHFNLFPHLTVLQNCTLAPMWVRKMPKRQAEEIAMHFLERVRIPEQANKFPGQLSGGQQQRVAIARALCMKPKIMLFDEPTSALDPEMVKEVLDTMIGLAEDGMTMLCVTHEMGFARTVANRVIFMDKGEIVEQAEPNSFFTNPQNERTKLFLSQIIH, encoded by the coding sequence ATGAGTGAAGCAATCAAGCAACCCAGCGCTGAGCCGATGATCCTGCTGCAAGGCGTGAACAAGTGGTACGGCCAGTTCCACGTGCTCAAGGACATCAACCTCAGCGTGCAACAGGGCGAGCGTATCGTGCTCTGCGGCCCTTCCGGCTCGGGCAAGTCCACCACCATCCGCTGCATCAACCGTCTGGAAGAACACCAGCAGGGGCGCATCGTGGTTGATGGCACCGAGCTGACCAGCGACCTCAAGCACATCGAGGCGATCCGCCGCGAAGTGGGCATGGTGTTCCAGCACTTCAACCTGTTCCCGCACCTCACCGTGCTGCAGAACTGCACCCTGGCGCCGATGTGGGTACGCAAGATGCCCAAGCGTCAGGCCGAGGAAATCGCCATGCATTTCCTCGAGCGCGTGCGCATTCCGGAGCAGGCCAACAAGTTTCCGGGGCAGCTCTCCGGTGGGCAGCAGCAGCGTGTGGCGATTGCCCGTGCGCTGTGCATGAAACCGAAGATCATGCTGTTCGACGAGCCGACCTCGGCACTCGACCCGGAGATGGTGAAAGAGGTTCTGGACACCATGATCGGCCTGGCCGAAGACGGCATGACCATGCTCTGCGTGACCCATGAAATGGGCTTCGCTCGCACCGTGGCCAACCGGGTGATCTTCATGGACAAGGGTGAGATCGTCGAACAGGCCGAACCCAACAGCTTCTTCACCAACCCGCAGAACGAGCGCACCAAGCTGTTCCTCAGTCAGATCATTCACTGA
- a CDS encoding amino acid ABC transporter permease, producing MQTTANAPRPRGSLLTDPQVRAWLFQIIAVVAVVALGWFLFQNTQANLEKRGIISGFSFLNNSAGFGIAQHLIDYSESNSYGRVFIIGLLNTLLVSVIGIVLASILGFLLGIARLSPNWLISKMATVYIEIFRNIPPLLQILFWYFAVFLTLPGPRQSLDVGEVFFLNSRGLYMPAPAPSESFGFFAVVLLATIAAIIVLGRWAKARREATGKIFPLLWTSLAMIVGIPALAVLIGGNPLVWSVPELTGFNFRGGWVLIPELMALTLALTIYTAAFIAENVRSGIMAVSHGQTEASRSLGLRPGITLRLVIIPQSLRVIIPPLTSQYLNLAKNSSLAAGIGYPDMVSLFAGTVLNQTGQAIEVIAITMSVYLAISISISLLMNWYNKRIALTER from the coding sequence ATGCAAACGACCGCTAATGCCCCGCGCCCGCGAGGATCGTTATTGACCGATCCGCAGGTGCGCGCGTGGCTGTTCCAGATCATTGCCGTAGTTGCCGTTGTGGCGCTCGGCTGGTTTCTATTCCAGAACACCCAGGCCAACCTGGAGAAGCGCGGAATCATCTCCGGCTTCAGTTTTCTCAACAACAGTGCCGGTTTCGGCATCGCTCAGCACCTGATCGATTACTCCGAGAGCAACTCCTACGGGCGTGTGTTCATCATCGGTCTGCTCAACACCTTGCTGGTGTCGGTCATCGGTATCGTGCTGGCGTCCATTCTCGGCTTCCTGCTCGGTATCGCGCGGCTGTCGCCGAACTGGCTGATCAGCAAGATGGCGACGGTCTACATCGAGATTTTCCGCAACATTCCGCCATTGCTGCAGATTCTCTTCTGGTACTTCGCGGTATTCCTGACCCTGCCCGGTCCGCGGCAAAGCCTGGACGTCGGCGAAGTCTTCTTCCTCAACAGCCGCGGCCTGTACATGCCGGCACCGGCTCCATCGGAGAGCTTTGGTTTCTTCGCCGTGGTGCTGCTGGCAACCATCGCAGCCATCATCGTGCTCGGCCGTTGGGCCAAGGCGCGGCGTGAGGCCACCGGCAAGATCTTCCCGCTGCTGTGGACGTCGCTGGCGATGATCGTCGGCATCCCGGCATTGGCTGTGTTGATCGGCGGTAACCCGTTGGTGTGGAGCGTGCCGGAACTGACCGGTTTCAACTTCCGCGGCGGCTGGGTGCTGATCCCCGAACTGATGGCGTTGACGCTGGCTTTGACCATCTATACCGCAGCCTTCATCGCCGAGAACGTGCGTTCCGGGATCATGGCCGTGAGCCATGGCCAGACCGAGGCGTCGCGCTCGCTGGGTTTGCGCCCGGGTATCACGCTGCGTCTGGTGATCATTCCGCAGTCGCTGCGCGTGATCATTCCACCGCTGACCAGTCAGTACCTCAACCTGGCCAAGAACTCCTCGCTCGCCGCCGGCATCGGTTATCCCGACATGGTTTCGTTGTTCGCCGGAACGGTACTCAACCAGACCGGGCAGGCCATCGAGGTGATCGCCATCACCATGAGCGTGTACCTGGCCATCAGCATCAGCATTTCTCTGTTGATGAACTGGTACAACAAGCGCATTGCGCTGACTGAGCGGTAA
- the rluD gene encoding 23S rRNA pseudouridine(1911/1915/1917) synthase RluD: MTSINKQLIQLQAVVPFEQGGQRLDQVAAQLFGEYSRSRLSTWIKEGRLTVDGTVARPRDTVHAGSTLVLDAEQEAQGEWIAQDIELNIVYEDEHLLVIDKPAGLVVHPAAGHADGTLLNALLHHVPDIINVPRAGIVHRLDKDTTGLMVVAKTLQAQTNLVEQLQKRTVSRIYECICIGVITAGGTIDAPIGRSSSQRQRMAVTDGGKPAISHYRVLERYRSHTHVRVKLETGRTHQIRVHMTHVGYPLVGDPVYAGRFRIPPAASPTLVQSLKEFPRQALHARFLELDHPATGKRMKWESELPDDLVWLLTLLRQDREAFVG, from the coding sequence ATGACTTCTATAAACAAACAGCTGATCCAACTCCAGGCCGTCGTCCCCTTTGAACAGGGCGGTCAACGTCTCGACCAGGTGGCTGCGCAGCTGTTTGGCGAGTACTCCCGTTCGCGCCTCTCCACCTGGATCAAGGAAGGCCGTCTGACCGTGGATGGCACCGTGGCGCGCCCGCGCGACACCGTGCATGCCGGCTCGACGCTGGTGCTCGATGCCGAGCAGGAAGCGCAGGGCGAATGGATCGCGCAGGACATCGAACTGAATATCGTCTATGAGGACGAACACCTGCTGGTGATCGACAAACCCGCAGGCCTGGTGGTGCACCCGGCTGCCGGACATGCCGACGGCACGCTGCTCAATGCTCTGCTGCACCACGTGCCGGACATCATCAACGTGCCGCGTGCCGGTATTGTCCATCGGCTGGACAAGGACACCACCGGCCTGATGGTGGTGGCTAAGACCCTGCAGGCGCAGACCAATCTGGTCGAGCAGTTGCAGAAGCGCACCGTCAGCCGCATATATGAATGCATCTGTATCGGTGTGATCACCGCTGGCGGCACCATCGATGCGCCGATTGGCCGCAGTTCCAGCCAGCGTCAGCGCATGGCGGTGACTGATGGCGGTAAACCGGCGATCAGTCACTACCGGGTACTCGAACGTTATCGCTCGCACACCCATGTGCGGGTCAAGCTGGAAACCGGGCGTACCCACCAGATTCGCGTGCACATGACCCACGTTGGCTACCCGCTGGTGGGCGATCCGGTCTATGCCGGGCGTTTCCGCATCCCGCCGGCGGCGAGCCCGACCCTGGTGCAGAGCCTCAAGGAGTTCCCGCGTCAGGCGTTGCATGCGCGTTTCCTCGAACTGGATCACCCGGCCACAGGCAAGCGCATGAAGTGGGAGTCGGAGCTGCCGGATGATCTGGTCTGGCTGCTGACCCTGCTGCGTCAGGATCGCGAGGCCTTCGTCGGGTGA
- a CDS encoding PP0621 family protein: protein MGLFRLLFWIAIIFAAIWVWRRYISAPKRPSQTQREDEPAPMVRCAHCGVHIPQSQALTQDQRWYCSQKHLEQGPQTGDR from the coding sequence ATGGGTTTGTTTCGCCTGCTGTTCTGGATCGCCATCATCTTCGCCGCGATCTGGGTTTGGCGCCGCTATATCAGCGCCCCCAAGCGCCCCAGCCAAACGCAGCGCGAAGATGAGCCTGCACCGATGGTGCGCTGCGCGCACTGCGGCGTGCACATTCCTCAAAGCCAGGCGTTGACCCAGGATCAGCGCTGGTACTGCAGCCAGAAACACCTCGAGCAAGGCCCGCAGACCGGTGACCGCTGA